The following are encoded in a window of Castanea sativa cultivar Marrone di Chiusa Pesio chromosome 5, ASM4071231v1 genomic DNA:
- the LOC142636553 gene encoding ABC transporter C family member 12-like isoform X1, whose product MAFEPLIWYCQPVANGVWTRAVDSAFGSYTPCAIDSLVIAISHLVLLGVCSYRIWLIKNNSKAIWYRLRSNYYNYMLGLLAGYCTAGPLLRLMMGFSIFNLDGHTGFAPFEIIALIIEAVAWCSMLIMIGLETKIYIRQFRWFVRFAVIYVLVGDAVLLNLILSVSSYYSRSTLYLYLSTVCCQVLFGILLVVYVPNLDPYPGYSMMHAEPLDNCEYEAIPGEEQICPERHVNIFSRIYFGWITPLMQQGYRKPITEKDIWKLDTWDRTETLSRKFQRCWIEESQKSKPRLLRALNNSLGGRFWRGGFFKIGNDLSQFVGPVLLNHLLQSMQRGDPAWIGYIYAFSIFAGVSLGVLCESQYFQNVMRVGFRLRSTLVAAIFRKSLRLTHEGRKNFSSGKITNMVTTDANALQQICQQLHGLWSAPFRIIVAMVLLYQQLGVASLLGSLLLVLMVPTQTVVLSKMRKLTKEALQWTDKRVGLMNEILAAMDTVKCYAWETSFLSKVQSIRNDELSWFRKAQLLSAFNSFILNSIPVVVTVTSFGLFTLLGGNLTPARAFTSLSLFSVLRFPLNMLPNLLSQVVNAKVSLQRLEELLLAEERVLQPNPPLEPGLPAISIKDGYFSWDSKADNATLSNINLDIPVGSLVAVVGATGEGKTSLISAMLGELPPVGDSSVIIRGTVAYVPQISWIFNATVRENILFGSKFEPTRYWKAIDVTAMQHDLDLLPGHDFTEIGERGVNISGGQKQRVSMARAVYSNSDVYIFDDPLSALDAHVARQVFNSCLKEELREKTRVLVTNQLHFLPQVDRIILVFEGMIKEDGTFEELSKNGVLFQKLMENAGKMEEQEYEKEDNKTYDQKSTKPTVNGLENDFPKDASLKKKGKGGKSVLIKQEERETGVVSWNVLMRYKTALGGICVVMILFMCYLLTEGLRILSSTWLSFWTDQSTSESYRPGYYILIYALLSFGQVAVTLANSYWLIISSLRGAKRLHDAMLHSILRAPMIFFNTNPTGRIINRFAKDLGDIDRNVANFINMFLGQVWQLLSTFVLIGTVSTISLWSIMPLLILFYAAYLYYQSTSREVKRLDSITRSPVYAQFGEALNGLSSIRAYKAYDRMANINGKSMDNNIRFTLVNISSNRWLTIRLETLGGVMIWLTATFAVLQNARVENRVAFASKMGLLLSYSLNITSLLSGVLRQASRAENCLNSVERVGTYVDLPSEAPAIIESNRPPPGWPSSGTIVFEDVVMRYRPELPPVLHGLSFTVPPSEKLGIVGRTGAGKSSMLNALFRIVETERGRILIDDCDIGKLGLTDLRNVLSIIPQSPVLFSGTVRFNIDPFSEHNDADLWEALERANLKDVIRKNCFGLDSEVSEGGENFSVGQRQLLSLARALLRRSKILVLDEATAAVDVRTDALIQKTIREEFKSCTMLIIAHRLNTIIDSDRILVLDAGQVLEYDTPEELLSNEGSAFSRMIQSTGPTNAQYLRSLVFGGKENQSSQEETKQLDGQRRRLPLSRWAAAAQFALAVSLTSSQDDLQRLHIEDNNNILKKTKDAVITLQGVLEGKHDQVIDEALNQYQVSTDRWWSSLYKIIEGLAVMSRLAHDQHQQLEYDFEGRSLDWDHVEM is encoded by the exons ATGGCTTTCGAGCCGTTAATCTGGTATTGTCAGCCTGTGGCAAATGGGGTATGGACCAGAGCAGTAGATAGTGCTTTTGGCTCATACACACCTTGTGCAATTGACTCTCTAGTGATCGCCATTTCTCACTTGGTTCTCCTTGGCGTGTGCTCTTATCGGATATGGCTGATAAAGAACAATTCCAAAGCCATTTGGTATCGTTTGAGGTCAAATTATTACAATTACATGTTGGGATTGTTGGCTGGTTATTGCACTGCTGGACCTTTATTAAGGTTGATGATGGGGTTTTCAATCTTTAATCTGGATGGACACACTGGTTTTGCTCCTTTTGAG ATAATTGCTTTGATCATTGAGGCAGTTGCTTGGTGCTCCATGCTGATAATGATTGGCCTGGAAACTAAAATTTACATTCGGCAATTTCGGTGGTTTGTACGGTTTGCAGTCATCTATGTTTTGGTAGGGGATGCTGTGCTGCTCAATCTTATTCTTTCAGTGAGCAGTTACTACAGTAG ATCTACACTGTATTTGTACTTAAGTACAGTTTGCTGCCAG GTGTTGTTTGGAATTCTTCTTGTTGTTTATGTTCCTAATCTGGATCCTTATCCGGGTTACAGTATGATGCATGCTGAGCCTCTTGACAACTGCGAATATGAAGCTATTCCTGGAGAAGAGCAAATTTGTCCTGAGAGGCATGTCAATATATTTTCCA GAATATATTTTGGATGGATCACTCCACTCATGCAGCAGGGTTACAGGAAACCTATCACTGAAAAAGATATCTGGAAGTTGGACACATGGGATCGGACCGAGACACTTAGTAGAAA GTTCCAGAGATGTTGGATTGAAGAatctcaaaagtcaaaaccaaGGCTTTTAAGAGCATTGAATAATAGCCTTGGGGGAAG GTTTTGGCGTGGTGGCTTCTTCAAG ATTGGCAATGATCTTTCTCAATTTGTGGGGCCAGTTCTATTGAACCATCTCTTACAG TCCATGCAACGAGGGGATCCAGCTTGGATTGGTTACATCTATGCCTTCTCAATTTTCGCTGGGGTG TCACTTGGTGTGCTATGCGAATCTCAGTATTTTCAGAATGTTATGCGTGTTGGTTTTCGGCTGAGGTCAACTTTG GTGGCTGCAATTTTCCGCAAGTCTTTAAGACTAACACACGAGGGTCGCAAGAATTTTTCCTCTGGAAAGATAACCAATATGGTGACGACTGATGCTAATGCACTTCAG CAAATATGTCAACAACTTCATGGATTATGGTCAGCTCCATTTCGTATTATCGTAGCTATGGTACTTCTTTATCAGCAACTAGGTGTAGCTTCACTTCTGGGATCATTATTGCTAGTTCTCATGGTCCCTACACAG ACTGTTGTGCTTAGCAAAATGCGGAAACTGACCAAGGAAGCACTGCAGTGGACTGACAAGAGAGTTGGCCTCATGAATGAAATTTTGGCGGCTATGGACACTGTGAA ATGTTATGCTTGGGAGACAAGCTTCCTATCTAAAGTTCAAAGCATAAGGAATGACGAGCTGTCATGGTTCCGCAAAGCACAATTACTATCAGCT TTTAACAGCTTTATACTGAACAGCATCCCAGTTGTCGTAACAGTGACCTCTTTTGGTTTGTTCACTTTGCTGGGTGGGAATTTGACCCCAGCACGGGCATTTACATCGCTTTCTTTGTTTTCCGTGCTGCGATTTCCTCTGAACATGCTTCCCAACTTATTAAGTCAG GTTGTAAATGCTAAAGTGTCATTACAACGCTTGGAGGAATTATTATTAGCTGAGGAGAGAGTTCTACAACCAAATCCACCTCTTGAACCTGGGCTTCCAGCTATTTCTATCAAGGATGGATACTTTTCATGGGATTCAAAG GCAGATAATGCcacattatcaaatatcaatttGGACATACCAGTTGGCAGTTTAGTTGCAGTTGTTGGTGCCACCGGAGAAGGAAAGACATCACTAATATCGGCAATGCTAGGGGAGCTGCCACCTGTGGGAGATTCAAGTGTTATTATCAGAGGAACTGTCGCCTATGTACCTCAAATTTCATGGATTTTCAATGCTACA GTAcgtgaaaatatattatttggcTCAAAATTTGAACCCACACGATACTGGAAAGCTATTGATGTAACTGCAATGCAGCATGATCTCGACTTACTTCCA GGCCATGATTTCACAGAGATTGGTGAAAGGGGGGTGAATATTAGTGGTGGGCAAAAGCAGAGAGTTTCCATGGCTAGGGCTGTATATTCCAATTCCgatgtatatatatttgatgaCCCTTTAAGTGCTCTTGATGCTCATGTTGCTCGACAG GTTTTTAATAGCTGCTTAAAGGAAGAGTTGAGAGAGAAAACCCGGGTTCTTGTCACAAACCAGCTACATTTTCTGCCTCAAGTGGATAGGATTATCCTGGTCTTTGAAGGCATGATCAAAGAGGACGGAACCTTTGAGGAGCTATCAAAAAATGGTGTTTTATTCCAGAAACTAATGGAAAATGCTGGTAAAATGGAAGAACAAGAGTATGAAAAGGAAGACAACAAAACCTATGATCAGAAAAGCACTAAACCAACTGTCAATGGGCTAGAAAATGATTTTCCAAAAGATGCAagcctgaaaaagaaagggaaaggagGGAAATCTGTGCTTATCAAGCAAGAAGAACGAGAAACAGGTGTTGTTAGCTGGAACGTTTTGATGAG GTACAAAACTGCACTAGGAGGCATTTGCGTTGTTATGATACTCTTTATGTGCTATCTATTAACAGAAGGTCTTCGAATTTTAAGTAGCACATGGTTAAGTTTTTGGACAGATCAAAGTACTTCTGAGAGTTACAGACCTGGCTACTACATTCTTATTTATGCCCTTCTTTCATTTGGGCAG GTTGCTGTGACACTTGCAAACTCCTATTGGTTGATCATTTCAAGTCTTCGTGGTGCCAAAAGATTGCATGATGCCATGCTACATTCTATTCTAAGAGCTCCAATGATATTCTTCAACACTAATCCAACTGGAAGGATAATCAATAGGTTTGCAAAGGATCTAGGTGATATAGATCGCAATGTagccaattttataaatatgtttcTGGGCCAAGTGTGGCAGCTTCTTTCAACTTTTGTTCTGATTGGCACTGTAAGCACAATATCGCTATGGTCCATAATGCCACTTCTGATCTTGTTTTATGCAGCCTATCTATATTATCAG AGCACATCCCGTGAAGTGAAACGCTTGGATTCCATTACCAGATCTCCTGTTTATGCACAATTTGGAGAAGCGTTAAATGGTTTGTCATCCATTCGTGCATATAAGGCATATGATCGGATGGCCAACATCAATGGGAAGTCTATGGACAATAATATCAGATTCACTCTTGTGAATATTAGTTCAAATCGTTGGCTCACCATAAGGTTGGAAACATTAGGAGGCGTCATGATTTGGTTGACAGCAACTTTTGCTGTCTTGCAGAATGCAAGAGTGGAAAACCGGGTAGCTTTTGCATCTAAAATGGGTCTACTTCTCAGTTATTCTTTAAATATAACAAGTCTATTAAGTGGCGTTCTGAGGCAAGCAAGTAGGGctgaaaattgtttaaattctgTTGAGCGTGTTGGCACATATGTAGATTTGCCTTCTGAGGCTCCAGCTATCATTGAAAGCAACCGTCCCCCACCTGGCTGGCCTTCATCTGGAACAATTGTGTTTGAGGATGTTGTCATGCGTTACAGGCCTGAACTTCCTCCTGTCTTGCATGGATTGTCCTTTACAGTTCCTCCAAGTGAGAAGCTAGGGATAGTTGGCAGAACTGGTGCAGGGAAGTCTAGCATGCTTAATGCATTATTTCGGATAGTAGAAACAGAAAGAGGACGAATTTTGATTGATGATTGTGATATTGGTAAGTTAGGACTAACAGATTTGCGGAACGTTCTTAGTATCATACCACAATCACCGGTTCTTTTCTCAG GAACTGTCCGTTTCAATATCGATCCTTTCAGTGAGCACAATGATGCTGACCTTTGGGAGGCCTTAGAAAGGGCAAATCTAAAGGATGTCATCAGGAAGAATTGTTTTGGTCTGGATTCTGAG GTCTCAGAGGGAGGAGAAAATTTCAGTGTTGGACAGAGGCAGCTGTTAAGTCTTGCTAGAGCATTGTTGCGAAGATCAAAAATTCTTGTTCTTGATGAAGCAACTGCAGCTGTTGATGTTAGGACTGATGCGCTTATCCAGAAAACTATTCGTGAAGAATTTAAATCCTGCACAATGCTCATTATTGCTCACAGGCTAAATACAATCATTGACTCTGATCGAATTCTTGTACTTGATGCTGGTCAG GTTTTAGAATATGATACTCCAGAGGAACTTCTATCAAATGAAGGAAGTGCATTCTCTAGGATGATCCAAAGTACAGGGCCTACAAATGCTCAGTATTTACGTAGCTTAGTATTCGGAGGTAAAGAAAACCAGTCCAGTCAAGAAGAAACCAAGCAGCTAGATGGCCAAAGGAGAAGGCTGCCTTTGTCCCGCTGGGCTGCTGCTGCCCAGTTTGCCCTAGCTGTTAGCCTCACTTCTTCCCAAGATGACCTTCAGAGGTTACACATTGAAGACAACAACAATATACTCAAGAAAACAAAGGATGCAGTTATAACACTGCAGGGAGTTTTGGAGGGGAAGCATGACCAAGTTATAGATGAGGCACTAAATCAATACCAGGTTTCTACAGATAGATGGTGGTCTTCTCTCTACAAAATCATTGAAG GTCTTGCTGTGATGAGCAGGTTAGCTCACGACCAGCATCAACAATTAGAATATGATTTTGAGGGTAGATCTTTAGATTGGGATCATGTTGAGATGTAG